Proteins found in one Micropterus dolomieu isolate WLL.071019.BEF.003 ecotype Adirondacks linkage group LG12, ASM2129224v1, whole genome shotgun sequence genomic segment:
- the LOC123980200 gene encoding zinc finger protein 239-like isoform X1, giving the protein MENQNPDHRSQTAASCSDSTDVQKRRGREGLKHHHCQQCDKSFTTSGYLKIHQRLHTGEKLYSCDPCGKTFTTLRGLQRHRSAHTKEKPYNCDQCGKAFSTSGNLETHTRAHTGEKPYSCDYCGKAFATSYYLQKHRRVHTGERPYSCDQCGKAFNTSCELLRHQRVHTGEKPYSCDQCGKAFATLGNLEIHRRIHTGERPYSCDLCGKAFSRSGDLKIHQRFHAGIKPFDCEQCMKAFTTSSELQTHRRVHTGEKPYCCKQCGKACTTLDGLEKHRRVHTGEKPYRCEQCGKGFSQSSGLETHTRLHTGEKPYWCEQCGKAFTSSGGLQSHTRVHTGEKRYTCDHCGKAFAHSCNLKRHQRSHAASL; this is encoded by the coding sequence AAacggagaggaagagaaggactCAAACATCACCACTGTCAGCAAtgtgacaaatccttcacaACATCCGGATATTTAAAGATTCATCAGAGacttcacactggagagaaactgtaCAGCTGTGACCCGTGcgggaaaactttcactacatTACGTGGCCTACAAAGACACCGAAGTGCTCACACTAAAGAGAAACCGTATaactgtgaccagtgtgggaaagctttctcCACCTCAGGTAACCTGGAAACTCACACGCGAgctcacactggagagaaaccgtacagctgtgactaTTGTGGGAAGGCTTTCGCTACATCATATTACCTACAAAAGcacagacgtgttcacactggagagagaccgtacagctgtgaccagtgtgggaaagctttcaatACATCATGTGAGCTACTGAggcaccaacgtgttcacactggagagaaaccatatagctgtgaccagtgtgggaaagctttcgcCACGTTAGGTAACCTGGAAATTCACAGACGAATTCACACTGGAGAGcgaccgtacagctgtgacctgTGTGGGAAAGCGTTCAGTCGATCAGgtgacctaaaaatccaccaacgatTTCATGCTGGAATAAAACCGTTCGACTGTGAGCAATGCATGaaagctttcactacatcaAGTGAACTGCAAACCCACCGGCGTGTTCACACTGGGGAGAAACCATACTGCTGTAagcagtgtgggaaagcttgtACGACATTAGATGGCCTAGAAAAGCACAGACGTGTTCATACTGGGGAGAAGCCGTACCGATGTGAGCAGTGTGGGAAAGGTTTCAGTCAATCAAGTGGCTTAGAAACTCACACACGTCttcacactggagaaaaacCGTATTGGTGTGagcagtgtgggaaagcttttaCGTCATCAGGTGGCCTACAATCTCACacacgtgttcacactggagagaaacgtTACACGTGTGACCACTGTGGTAAGGCTTTTGCCCATAGTTGTAACCTTAAACGGCACCAACGCAGTCACGCTGCTTCGTTATAA
- the LOC123980200 gene encoding zinc finger protein 239-like isoform X3, protein MENQNPDHRSQTAASCSDSTDVQKRRGREGLKHHHCQQCDKSFTTSGYLKIHQRLHTGEKLYSCDPCGKTFTTLRGLQRHRSAHTKEKPYNCDQCGKAFSTSGNLETHTRAHTGEKPYSCDYCGKAFATSYYLQKHRRVHTGERPYSCDQCGKAFNTSCELLRHQRVHTGEKPYSCDQCGKAFATLGNLEIHRRIHTGERPYSCDLCGKAFSRSGDLKIHQRFHAGIKPFDCEQCMKAFTTSSELQTHRRVHTGEKPYCCKQCGKACTTLDGLEKHRRVHTGEKPYRCEQCGKGFSQSSGLETHTRLHTGEKPYWCEQCGKAFTSSGGLQSHTRVHTGEKRYTCDHCAFHPSSLQISL, encoded by the coding sequence AAacggagaggaagagaaggactCAAACATCACCACTGTCAGCAAtgtgacaaatccttcacaACATCCGGATATTTAAAGATTCATCAGAGacttcacactggagagaaactgtaCAGCTGTGACCCGTGcgggaaaactttcactacatTACGTGGCCTACAAAGACACCGAAGTGCTCACACTAAAGAGAAACCGTATaactgtgaccagtgtgggaaagctttctcCACCTCAGGTAACCTGGAAACTCACACGCGAgctcacactggagagaaaccgtacagctgtgactaTTGTGGGAAGGCTTTCGCTACATCATATTACCTACAAAAGcacagacgtgttcacactggagagagaccgtacagctgtgaccagtgtgggaaagctttcaatACATCATGTGAGCTACTGAggcaccaacgtgttcacactggagagaaaccatatagctgtgaccagtgtgggaaagctttcgcCACGTTAGGTAACCTGGAAATTCACAGACGAATTCACACTGGAGAGcgaccgtacagctgtgacctgTGTGGGAAAGCGTTCAGTCGATCAGgtgacctaaaaatccaccaacgatTTCATGCTGGAATAAAACCGTTCGACTGTGAGCAATGCATGaaagctttcactacatcaAGTGAACTGCAAACCCACCGGCGTGTTCACACTGGGGAGAAACCATACTGCTGTAagcagtgtgggaaagcttgtACGACATTAGATGGCCTAGAAAAGCACAGACGTGTTCATACTGGGGAGAAGCCGTACCGATGTGAGCAGTGTGGGAAAGGTTTCAGTCAATCAAGTGGCTTAGAAACTCACACACGTCttcacactggagaaaaacCGTATTGGTGTGagcagtgtgggaaagcttttaCGTCATCAGGTGGCCTACAATCTCACacacgtgttcacactggagagaaacgtTACACGTGTGACCACTGTG